One Glycine max cultivar Williams 82 chromosome 1, Glycine_max_v4.0, whole genome shotgun sequence genomic window, GAATagcaagaaattaaaagttGAAGCTCACAGAATTCGGCCTAATTTGTCGTCAACGGAGATAGATTCCTCGGAGAGAACACTGAGCTGTTCCAGGGAATAAGGATGTTCGGGATCCCGAATATCCCTCACGAAATTTGTCAAAGCCAAGTCAAGGATCTCAACAGTTAGTTGAGTTGGGAGTgggagaagagaaaatgaaaaaaaaaaaaggatatcaTAGATGTCGAGAGGATCAACGGCGTCATCGGCGTGAGGATCATCAGAACGAGCGATTCGCTCTTTCTTGGCGTGAACCACAGGATTCGCATTGATCAGACCCAGCGTCAtccctttcctttctttccacTGTCTCTCTCGCACGCGCAAAACTCACGGGCCTTCCCTTCGCTTTCTCTATTCTCTAATCAATTAGGTACTTTGAGATGAAGTATCACCCTCAATTTTCATCggaaacacatttttttcaataaatattatattatataattttttaaattaattttaaaattacttatttattaaattaaattttgtaattttgttttctaatttttaaagaaaataatattattaaatataattatttttgttttattatttaatttatttaacatattttttatatgaatatttttatttaaattctgagttttctaatataattatttttaatataattatattactaaatataattagtttgtttatgtcattaaatttaattaaaaatgaaaagattttttgtttaacaacttATTTATAGAATAACATTATATTACATTATCAATAAACTATTTAAACAATTACACTTGATTAAGGAAAAGTTTAAGATAAAGATATGATAGGATAATTGTTTATGTTCCTCtacaaatttcacatttttttttttactcttccattcattttcttcttagtCCATCTAAGTAAGAATGCGAGTTGTTATCCTCTTTCTCTGGAGTTGTCGTCATCTTTCTCTGATCCCATTGATCTGTTCATATTCTTGTTACATTGACTCGGGTgacagtaaaaaataattgctaattaaatatttttaaagatatttttaatatatttttattataaaaaaatagttcatatttagctgtgttttttagtttatttttttattgcgtttttaatttattttaatactactaattaattttcttatttttttaattaacgaacataataaaaaaaaatatcaacaccacataaatttaactacatacaacttaactacaaaattatactttaattttatccaatttttttatttttctttatctgtatattttttctttaaaaaaaacaaaattataaaatttaatttaataaataataattttaaaaccaattaaaaaaaattatataatgtaatatttatagtttataatattttaaattaaaaaaataaaaaagaaaaagaatgtgtcaaataatatatattgagaaTTTGTACAGTAGTGGAGATGGgaaaaaagtagaagaaaaaatgtatatttacgggaaaaaaaatctatcaCCCTCTCATCTAATTTTATCTGGTTACTAAACCAATGAAgttgtataattaaattatggatttttttttctttttacagatAAGTAGTTTATAAAGTTAGAAATTACGTTATCTTATATGctgtttatcttttaatttaagataattttaaggTGGACCACCTATGCATCATAATTAACAActcttatattaatttaaggAGCATAATCTTAGCATAAACCTTTCTCATTAAAACATCTATTCCTTCCATCATTATTGTCATCGTCAAACCCCTCATATATTTTGTTAGAGACCCGTCCAGTTAAAAAATCACATCTAATTTGATGGTGGCATCACAATGACTCTCAGACCTCTAATACTAAGCGACAAACAAGATGTCCGTGGATTGTTCTAAAAAAACCCTGCAATGTGTGTCGACATCATACCATGTGTTCATGTGTTTATAGTACTCCAACGTGCACATCTTGTTTGTGTGATTTGTGATGATGGACTCGCAATCCAAAATCCAGATCAAGAAGATGGAAGCTGTAGACAATATGTTTATGCGCACACAAATTTATCAATATCCTTACATACTGCATTGATCAACATTG contains:
- the LOC100500284 gene encoding protein AE7-like 1-like isoform X1, producing MTLGLINANPVVHAKKERIARSDDPHADDAVDPLDIYDILFFFSFSLLPLPTQLTVEILDLALTNFVRDIRDPEHPYSLEQLSVLSEESISVDDKLGRILITFTPTVQHCSMATVIGLCLRVKLKHYFPPHYKVDIKVSPGSHANEESVNKQLNDKERVAAALENPNLRQLVDECLYSNEL